From Debaryomyces hansenii CBS767 chromosome C complete sequence, a single genomic window includes:
- a CDS encoding DEHA2C11550p (highly similar to uniprot|P53199 Saccharomyces cerevisiae YGL001C ERG26 C-3 sterol dehydrogenase): MASELNSVLLIGGAGFLGLHLIEQFYKNSPNTKIHVFDVRPIAEKLSPYFTFPTNEIVFHQGDLTSETDVEEAIKKSQCDVIVHSASPMHGLAQEIYEKVNVEGTKNLIKVAKKSRVKALVYTSSAGVIFNGQNIHNADESWPYPDVHMDGYNETKAFAETAVMESNDPNGLLTVCLRPAGIFGPGDRQLVPGLRAAARLGQSKFQIGDNNNLFDWTYVGNVADAHVLAAQKILDKSLSHKLGGETFFITNDAPTYFWTLARTVWKADGHIDKYNIVLNRPVAIVAGYLSEFFSKLLKKEPGLTPFRVKVVCAYRYHDISKAKDVLGYKPQVDLETGIKYTLDWMNESS; encoded by the coding sequence ATGGCATCTGAGTTGAATTCGGTTCTTTTGATCGGTGGTGCAGGTTTTCTTGGATTACATCTTATCGAAcaattttataaaaattCTCCAAACACCAAAATACACGTCTTTGATGTTCGTCCAAtagctgaaaaattatcaccTTATTTTACATTTCCAACTAATGAAATTGTCTTTCATCAGGGTGATTTAACGTCAGAGACAGATGTTGAAGAAGCAATTAAAAAATCACAATGTGATGTTATCGTTCATTCAGCTTCACCTATGCACGGACTTGCACAAGAAATCTATGAAAAAGTGAATGTTGAGGGTacgaagaatttgattaaagTAGCAAAAAAGTCAAGAGTAAAGGCATTGGTATATACCTCATCGGCTGGTGTTATTTTCAATGGGCAGAACATCCATAACGCCGACGAATCGTGGCCATATCCAGACGTTCATATGGATGGTTATAACGAGACCAAGGCATTTGCCGAAACAGCAGTAATGGAAAGTAATGATCCTAACGGCTTGTTAACTGTTTGCTTGAGGCCTGCGGGTATTTTTGGACCTGGTGATAGACAATTGGTACCGGGATTGAGAGCAGCCGCAAGATTAGGCCAATCTAAGTTTCAAATTGGAGACAACAACAACTTATTCGACTGGACTTACGTTGGAAATGTAGCTGACGCACATGTGTTAGCTGCGCAAAAAATTTTAGATAAAAGCTTGTCCCATAAACTTGGAGGTGAAACATTCTTCATCACCAATGACGCGCCTACTTACTTTTGGACTTTGGCTCGTACTGTTTGGAAGGCAGACGGACATATCGATAAGTACAACATTGTGTTGAACAGACCTGTTGCTATAGTTGCAGGCTATTTATCAGAGTTTTTTTCgaagttattgaaaaaagagCCCGGATTGACACCATTTAGAGTTAAGGTTGTATGTGCTTATCGTTATCACGATATATCCAAAGCCAAGGATGTTCTTGGATATAAACCGCAAGTTGACCTTGAAACCGGTATTAAATATACCCTAGACTGGATGAACGAATCTAGTTAA
- a CDS encoding DEHA2C11594p (similar to CA5839|IPF423 Candida albicans IPF423) yields MGDYITDSEDEEDLLLSPGVISYSKVAQTLRDMPEPTRQSICSELRRTRFSELVPETINESPMEPVASIASTLGDGAHQDDATREIAMHGVEERSGISGHNTDQVDTGDMGRIRHNLEQDDMEILQESNINHNSRRGLRKRNFASTHPYIADQAHWLGLSSINSLNEMYQETSDLGAIVRLLNQIYLKKRSRYSTDEKYKAKNFYVFLGKRPGFVKDSELSSQFTEDTSQPSFPEEISNRAESNEINFSSDSESGESDSSILFLSRKNHSIIVDDEEDEASDKQIPVDNPSSTDESEDSDRMVRVGGKFRKERNVLRGTLPESAKRLDLYRPKRSKTDHRKRNDNEYRKGLAIKKSNIRNNRVTNLENELTTFVDDDNYYHDSPAFYHNYEPSENQPDLLLIDTDNLESDESVDVFSDYSESSNTGIYDDYNSISFDNNFENNFENDIENTGVLETQSGTEEDSQTDYYGENMHLLSRYNDDSDSVREDNRIDPQFVYSSIPRKYNTTGKKRRRNVNSRSIDRTSGKRKSPVATGSANSLNSTGSRAGISKRKYNRKTNNSRLPSKGFDKVSFGQLKKKRIGSSEKKIKNIKKGRTENVTGIDTVVNSKKSQKDMLITDYYFSRTPNASTTAFEAESTNRFVKTKDINFSYNQRGVLPSHLQYAERHDKIHNVDISNNIIFDDIDMNKIHSLKLGVCSIYDRDSFVIMIMGEKYSFTLIDKIDSNENCEKLLFRLSRLLSDSKIYSNESLSKEIYQAIKGIIKWFLILQENPGENSWTYLIQLLDDLCKIRKKDNFPKKLVFFPYFLLLYYIFVQISQRNILDRRNIELRYTDYNRYCVKYWTLYFQFMDIDILTASDDELMSSLNFESLHLMYLLFQNNDEIWWPSINKALNRLISLRLPSLGMFDMLYYMASLIPTSKSNWSSFYIIYNAHKSDDNSNIHNRFIEIIYSLNERLSWPFEEKLITAIYSAITARKFSNFDDEKNEPELIDILITRDSIPNTSFFEKFMHLLYCYVSSLPYGGNKKRLISKLFTSSHYHYQKGSKSFAMFVNRFNFILLLSQLSDVDLRNQVLDLVQQIKSSNDIRMYNITNDGLETYSNIATSKGNSIPVDSYQIMVETMIDLYVLLPGVQRIWKQLLVNLDRYFVPNINSTFAFNNHFMFFALVRRLEFSKFTDEISVSLVKLLLKAITNIIKAEQFNISEKNFELIYIVQEKCFSFLHTQMGRFPFQNQLTEDRATEIIEETIKVWIRCNSILKDVNWNVLVLQKYPYIGNAYSRERFVLFFYNELLSFTGLSNHVDSIILALLKSLALFSTSSYLSLIINSLMKSHYRLFIFKKEYVPEQLTSFQMSNFKSLIASNIIFNIAEDERLSKATKIIYLEELIKSLNEEYNKHYLSSSYVDYCKKLVETVQKYCAEFIQSIDEYSSLSRKLGIRQLESNEYRWHVLPLKEKLICLNNELSSAIYFQKNVSLILDEYISLESFDLLYHLISIYMKSVANNQNERWIFVSSLMEHIYLKLKNYKVLASEQVFKKFLRSLVDLGSLRRKNEERSQVYEAYQLQSFNAAFAILREAYYLYDGYKDRASVLGTINDFIDAYDNSNTDNSIIDLCIPFSSYVLFDIQQPGSVISGNSLQSTTQDNLTKLKASSDHAYDSLIKILRPKVSSELFSTSLPLDISF; encoded by the coding sequence ATGGGCGATTATATTACGGAttcagaagatgaagaagatttacTCTTACTGCCGGGCGTAATATCGTACCTGAAGGTTGCACAGACTCTACGGGATATGCCAGAACCCACAAGACAGCTGATTTGTTCCGAATTAAGACGAACACGGTTTTCTGAGTTAGTACCCGAGACCATCAATGAGTCGCCAATGGAACCGGTTGCTTCCATTGCAAGTACTTTGGGTGATGGGGCACATCAAGACGATGCAACTAGAGAAATAGCTATGCATGGAGTAGAGGAAAGGTCTGGAATATCAGGACATAATACCGACCAGGTGGATACTGGAGACATGGGGAGAATACGACATAATTTAGAACAAGATGATATGGAGATACTTCAGGAATCCAACATTAACCACAATTCGAGACGTGGCCTTCGTAAGAGGAATTTTGCTAGTACCCATCCGTATATAGCGGATCAGGCACATTGGTTGGGACTAAGCAGCATCAACTCATTGAACGAGATGTATCAGGAAACGTCTGATTTAGGCGCAATAGTAAGattattgaatcaaatCTATTTGAAAAAGAGGTCTAGATATTCGACCGATGAGAAGTATAAGGCAAAGAACTTCTATGTTTTCTTGGGCAAAAGGCCCGGGTTTGTTAAGGATCTGGAATTATCGTCTCAGTTTACCGAGGATACTAGCCAGCCCAGTTTCCCCGAGGAGATCAGTAACAGAGCAGAATCGAACGagattaatttttcatctgaCAGTGAACTGGGTGAATCAGATTCTAGCATTTTATTTCTCAGCCGTAAAAATCATTCCATAATTGTTGATGACGAAGAGGACGAAGCCTCAGACAAACAGATACCGGTGGATAATCCACTGAGTACTGATGAGTCAGAAGATAGCGATAGAATGGTGAGGGTTGGGGGAAAATTTCGAAAAGAAAGGAATGTGTTACGGGGAACATTACCCGAATCTGCAAAGAGATTAGATTTATACAGACCTAAGAGATCAAAGACCGATCATAGGAAACGGAATGATAACGAGTATAGAAAGGGTCTAGcaattaaaaaatcaaatatcaGGAACAATCGGGTCACtaatttagaaaatgaattaactACATTTGTTGATGACGACAATTATTATCATGATTCTCCAGCATTTTATCATAATTATGAACCTTCAGAAAACCAACCAGATCTCTTATTGATTGATACAGATAATCTTGAATCGGACGAAAGCGTTGATGTCTTTTCTGATTATTCAGAATCTAGCAATACAGGCATATATGAtgattataattcaatatcttttgataacaattttgaaaacaattttgaaaacgATATTGAAAACACAGGCGTGTTAGAAACACAGAGTGGGactgaagaagattcaCAAACAGATTACTATGGGGAAAATATGCATCTATTATCGAGGTATAATGATGACAGTGATTCTGTTAGAGAAGACAACAGAATAGATCCACAGTTCGTATACTCGTCTATTCCTCGAAAGTATAATACGACAGGAAAGAAAAGGAGAAGAAATGTAAATAGTAGAAGTATAGACCGGACTCTGGGAAAACGGAAATCCCCTGTAGCGACAGGAAGCGCAAATAGTCTAAATTCTACGGGTTCAAGAGCTGGGATAAGTAAACgaaaatataatagaaaGACAAACAATTCAAGACTTCCTTCTAAGGGGTTTGATAAGGTCTCGTTTGGgcaattaaagaagaaacgAATTGGGAGTAGCgaaaagaagataaagaacATAAAGAAAGGACGCACGGAAAATGTAACTGGCATAGATACTGTCGTAAACTCTAAAAAATCTCAAAAAGACATGCTAATAACcgattattattttctgaGGACTCCTAATGCAAGCACTACTGCATTTGAAGCTGAGAGTACAAATAGATTTGTTAAAACGAAAGACATTAACTTTTCTTACAACCAAAGAGGAGTTTTACCTAGCCATCTTCAATATGCCGAAAGACATGATAAAATCCATAATGTTgatatatcaaataatatcatatttGATGACATTGACATGAACAAAATACATTCCTTAAAATTGGGCGTATGTTCCATATATGATAGAGATTCATTtgtaataatgattatgggagaaaaatattcttttacTTTGATTGATAAGATTGATTCCAATGAGAATTGTGAAAAGCTTCTTTTCCGCCTATCAAGATTGCTTAGTGATCTGAAAATTTACTCAAATGAAAGTTTAAGcaaagaaatttatcaGGCTATCAAAGGGATTATCAAGTGGTTTTTAATACTACAAGAAAATCCAGGTGAAAATTCATGGACCTATCTTATTCAACTCCTTGATGATCTTTGTAAAATTAGGAAAAAAGACAACTTTCCCAAGAAACTTGTATTCTTTCCTTActttttgttgttgtattatatttttgttcAAATATCTCAAAGGAATATTCTAGATAGGCGAAACATCGAATTGAGGTATACTGATTACAATAGATACTGTGTGAAGTATTGGAcactttattttcaattcatgGATATTGATATCTTGACTGCAAGcgatgatgaattaatgCTGCTGTTAAACTTTGAATCTTTACACTTGATGTATTtgttatttcaaaataatgatgaaatttgGTGGccatcaattaataaagcGCTAAATCGTTTGATTAGTCTAAGATTGCCATCATTAGGTATGTTTGACATGCTATATTACATGGCATCACTTATTCCAACTAGTAAGTCCAACTGGTCATCATTCTACATTATTTACAATGCTCATAAATCGGatgataattctaatattcataatagatttattgaaattatttattctttaaatgaaaGACTTTCATGGCCATTTGAAGAGAAGCTTATAACTGCGATTTATTCGGCCATAACTGCTCGTAAGTTCTCCAATTTTGATGACGAGAAAAATGAACCAGAATTGATAGACATTTTAATCACAAGAGATAGTATCCCTAATACatcattttttgaaaagtttaTGCATCTTTTGTACTGCTACGTCTCAAGTTTACCATATGGCGGAAATAAAAAGAGACTTATTAGTAAGTTGTTTACGTCAAGTCactatcattatcaaaaggGCTCAAAGAGCTTTGCTATGTTTGTCAATCGgtttaatttcatcttgcTTCTATCCCAGCTTTCTGATGTTGATTTGAGAAATCAAGTTCTTGATCTTGTGCAGCAAATAAAATCCTCAAACGACATTAGAATGTATAATATTACGAATGATGGACTAGAAACGTATTCCAATATTGCAACAAGTAAGGGAAATAGTATCCCGGTTGATTCGTATCAAATTATGGTAGAAACCATGATAGAtttatatgtattattGCCAGGGGTACAAAGAATATGGAAACAACTTTTGGTTAATTTGGACAGATACTTTGTCCCTAATATCAATAGTACATTTGCATTTAATAATCATTTCATGTTTTTTGCATTAGTTAGACGCCTTGAATTTAGCAAATTTACAGATGAAATTTCTGTTTCACTTGTGaagttattattaaaggCAATTACTAACATTATTAAGGCAGAACAATTTAATATCTCTGagaagaattttgaattgatatatattgtCCAAGAGAAATGCTTCTCTTTTTTGCATACACAAATGGGTAGATTTCCATTTCAGAATCAATTAACAGAGGACCGTGCCACTGAAATAATCGAGGAAACTATAAAAGTTTGGATTCGGTGTAATTCCATATTAAAAGATGTAAATTGGAATGTTTTGGTTTTGCAGAAATACCCATATATTGGGAATGCCTATCTGCGGGAGAGATTTGTATTGTTCTtctataatgaattattatcgttTACAGGTCTCTCGAATCATGTCGACAGTATTATTTTAGCATTATTAAAGAGTTTGGCATTGTTTTCTACGTCATCGTACCTTTCTTTGATCATTAACCTGTTGATGAAATCTCATTATCgcctttttatttttaaaaaaGAATACGTTCCAGAACAACTAACTTCTTTCCAGATGCTGAATTTTAAACTGCTCATAGCttctaatattatttttaacaTCGCCGAAGATGAAAGGCTTTCAAAAGCAAcgaaaataatatatttagaaGAGCTAATCAAATCACTAAATGAGGAATACAACAAACATTACTTATCTAGCAGCTATGTGGActattgcaaaaaattgGTGGAAACAGTACAAAAGTATTGCGCTGAATTTATTCAATCTATTGACGAATATAGCTcattatcaagaaaattagGTATCAGACAACTCGAGTCAAATGAATATAGATGGCATGTGTTGCcattgaaagaaaagcTAATATGTCTAAATAATGAGCTATCATCAGCTatttatttccaaaagAATGTTAGTTTAATACTagatgaatatatttctttggaaAGTTTTGATTTACTTTATCATCTTATTAGTATTTATATGAAATCTGTGGCCAACAACCAAAACGAGAGGTGGATTTTTGTATCTCTGTTAATGGaacatatttatttgaaactaaaaaattataagGTTTTGGCATCAGAAcaagttttcaaaaaattcctTAGACTGTTGGTAGATTTGGGCTCTttgagaagaaagaatgaagaaagatCCCAGGTGTACGAGGCTTACCAACTACAATCATTTAATGCTGCGTTCGCAATACTTCGGGAAgcatattatttatatgatgGATACAAGGATAGAGCACTGGTGTTAGGCACGATAAATGATTTCATCGACGCGTatgataattctaatacCGACAATTCAATCATCGATTTGTGTATTCCGTTTTCCTCGTACGTTCTATTTGATATCCAACAACCAGGAAGTGTGATTAGTGGCAATAGCCTACAAAGTACTACTCAGGATAATCTAACTAAACTTAAAGCATCCTCAGATCATGCCTATGATCTGTTGATCAAAATTCTTCGGCCTAAGGTATCGAGTGAATTATTCTCCACATCATTACCCTTGGATATTAGCTTTTAG
- a CDS encoding DEHA2C11572p (weakly similar to uniprot|P39705 Saccharomyces cerevisiae YAR002W NUP60 Subunit of the nuclear pore complex (NPC)) gives MDNRRVFRSYKEKVKDSATPYARPNNGLFSKMKSFLTGASLWSNHETAGHDDRIADNTIPMDIEKGEKVESSIKPFSFPEPDTSLFKTPLKSNQSKAPNQVLSSFFQDKGDKPLTEVEYEGIVSLLAKSKSASNTPNNSVVYRGDGGSRQFESIADLTDLGNKDADTSAFKSSGSNLFTTPYSQRTLKNTSSNDHVLSTPEYKPVYHTINENFNTKNVPSVKRVYQFSGLPSPYRTRIRAPSLSAKPKAPTKKSPSIPKSPSAQKATSKPMSNAANSLLNILDGNTHSEDVEMKDASNNKTDIIEQFSNPYHRPQSVKKPRSQDSNKSQSSINASTPIKNKKNTLLTADDINKTISFDKSEELPKEKTTTSRNNETPISQSPCVPSAQSNDGKPDSKSTSNQFKFNVPKEEPKVADKGTNIAANGTSEKPKDVNQFPNNQFQTKTNGFSFGKTTKPNIDSNPVYNIPSKDSEFIFPEIIQAEVSLDYHKVNKYKSLFEF, from the coding sequence ATGGACAATAGAAGGGTATTCCGCTCTTATAAAGAGAAAGTGAAGGATTCTGCAACACCATATGCTAGGCCTAATAATGGACTATTCTCTAAGATGAAGCTGTTTCTTACTGGTGCATCGCTTTGGTCCAACCATGAAACCGCCGGTCACGATGACCGGATCGCTGATAATACAATTCCTATGGATATCGAGAAGGGTGAAAAGGTTGAATCAAGTATCAAACCTTTCAGCTTTCCAGAGCCAGATACAAGTTTATTCAAAACTCCGTTAAAATCCAACCAGTCGAAAGCTCCCAATCAGGTTTTGTCCAGCTTCTTTCAAGACAAGGGTGACAAGCCTCTTACAGAGGTAGAATACGAGGGAATAGTGAGTTTGTTGGCAAAATCGAAATCTGCGTCCAATACGCCAAATAACAGTGTTGTGTATCGAGGAGATGGTGGATCGAGGCAATTTGAATCTATTGCTGATTTAACGGACCTAGGGAATAAGGACGCCGATACATCAGCATTTAAGTCGTCTGGTTCGAATTTGTTTACCACGCCCTACAGCCAAAGAACGTTAAAAAATACCAGTTCGAATGACCATGTACTCTCGACCCCCGAATACAAGCCAGTGTATCATACTATCAACGAAAATTTCAACACCAAAAACGTTCCATCTGTAAAAAGggtttatcaattttcagGTTTGCCATCGCCGTATAGAACTAGGATAAGGGCCCCGAGTCTATCGGCTAAGCCAAAAGCCCCAACGAAGAAATCGCCATCCATTCCAAAATCTCCATCAGCCCAAAAAGCAACTTCAAAGCCTATGAGTAATGCTGCAAActcattattgaatattttagatGGTAACACTCATTCCGAAGATGTTGAAATGAAAGATGCATCTAACAATAAGACCgatattattgaacaattttctAATCCATACCATAGACCTCAGTCGGTCAAAAAGCCTAGAAGTCAAGATAGCAATAAGTCGCAATCTTCCATCAACGCAAGCACCCCGATaaaaaacaagaagaatacGTTGCTCACTGCTGACGATATCAATAAAACTATTTCCTTCGACAAGTCCGAAGAATTGCCTAAAGAAAAGACTACTACCTCAAGGAACAACGAAACTCCAATATCCCAAAGCCCATGTGTCCCCTCTGCACAAAGCAATGATGGCAAACCAGATTCCAAGTCCACCAGTAaccaattcaaattcaacgTACCAAAAGAAGAGCCGAAAGTCGCTGACAAGGGCACTAATATCGCTGCGAATGGCACCAGCGAAAAGCCCAAAGATGTCAACCAATTCCctaataatcaatttcaaacaaAGACAAATGGCTTCTCGTTTGGCAAAACCACAAAACCAAATATCGACTCTAATCCAGTGTATAATATTCCCAGCAAAGACCTGGAGTTCATATTTCCAGAAATAATACAAGCAGAAGTTAGCTTGGACTACCACAAGGTCAACAAGTATAAGTCTTTGTTCGAGTTTTAG
- a CDS encoding DEHA2C11616p (weakly similar to uniprot|P53201 Saccharomyces cerevisiae YGR002C SWC4) translates to MSANDILDVLNVQRDNQNQPPKKKQKVGNEQTRQTGMARELYNLLGPNTPPVNMSVASSNTGVKDKLNLKPSPWTRMPFTPVTSKSGDQVELFHWVKGSRELLEQEEATNKKPYFFEKFNTKLDLPELMDEETYNVYMSEIKEQEMKQIEEQKEKEQKEKIDLKEKEEQKEKEQEEKKEQKEKEEKQENEEKEEQKEEEQDIKIDESDKNDNDEKNDNSSRTNNNTIESEKQEVEDETPQDIDSERDTNKWTYEETKHLFELCSAFELKWPVIYDRFSNSSRTLEDLKEQFFRISVKIIESQSNSNPALIDSLKAFSKSKEIERKQYLESLLKRTPAEIAEEESLVIEARRFELAAKKMLIERSHLLTLLDSPQTTQSVQQYQSSQGLANLYNNLMIIDKHQKKRQFQQQQRASNSNSHDPIPPPIPIAASSSFKKDRNFQTHLQQYLSGFLKQNPSSNDSKQETNAIQQLLMKRLTVKEEEAYGLHYHANEKLTPGVILRSTQRLPGLQQRQSVLKSVNSILQELDIPTAGGTSWKPVMPTRKTMTKYDELLKSVVALLDVKKGRDKLESEIRLIKSQRGLQ, encoded by the coding sequence ATGTCTGCTAATGATATATTAGATGTTTTGAATGTCCAAAGGGACAATCAGAACCAGCCCCcaaaaaagaaacaaaaggTTGGAAATGAGCAGACTCGTCAAACGGGTATGGCTAGAGAGTTATATAACTTATTAGGGCCAAATACACCGCCAGTTAATATGTCGGTTGCTTCAAGTAACACTGGGGTTAAGGATAAGCTCAACTTGAAGCCATCTCCGTGGACGAGAATGCCATTTACACCAGTTACTTCAAAATCTGGTGACCAAGTTGAATTATTCCATTGGGTTAAAGGATCAAGAGAATTGCTAGAGCAAGAGGAGGCTACGAATAAGAAGCCgtatttctttgaaaaattcaatacGAAGTTGGATTTGCCAGAACTTATGGATGAAGAAACGTATAATGTGTATATGAGTGAGATTAAGGAGCAAGAAATGAAGCAAATTGAAGAAcagaaagaaaaggaacagaaagaaaagatagatttgaaagaaaaggaagaacAGAAAGAGAAGGagcaagaagaaaagaaagaacagaaagaaaaggaagaaaagcaagaaaatgaagaaaaagaggAACAGAAGGAGGAAGAACAAGATATAAAGATCGATGAGAGCGATAAAAATGACAATGATGAGAAAAATGACAATTCAAGTCgaactaataataataccatAGAATCTGAAAaacaagaagttgaagacGAAACCCCACAAGATATCGATTCTGAAAGGGATACTAATAAATGGACATATGAAGAGACAAAACATCTATTTGAATTATGTAGTGCATTTGAGTTGAAGTGGCCTGTGATATATGATAGATTCAGTAACTCAAGCCGTACATTGGAAGACTTGaaagaacaattttttAGAATAAGTGTTAAAATTATAGAGTCTCAATCCAACTCAAATCCAGCATTGATTGATAGTCTTAAGGCATTCTCGAAGtcaaaagaaatagaaCGAAAACAATATTTAGAAAGTCTTCTTAAGAGAACACCAGCAGAAATTGCCGAAGAGGAATCCCTTGTGATTGAAGCACGCCGATTTGAACTTGCAGCAAAGAAAATGCTCATAGAAAGATCGCACCTCTTAACATTACTTGATTCCCCCCAAACTACTCAATCGGTTCAACAGTACCAATCATCTCAAGGTTTAGCCAATTTATAcaataatttgatgataatagATAAACACCAGAAGAAACGCCAAtttcaacaacagcaaAGAGCAAGTAACTCGAATAGCCATGATCCAATCCCTCCCCCAATCCCGATTGCCgcttcttcatcgtttAAGAAAGACCGTAACTTTCAGACTCATCTACAACAATATTTATCAGGCTTCTTAAAACAAAACCCCTCTAGCAATGACTCAAAACAAGAAACTAATGCCATCCAAcaattattgatgaagcGATTGACGGtgaaggaagaagaagcttATGGATTACATTACCATGCTAATGAGAAGCTCACTCCTGGTGTCATATTGAGATCTACTCAAAGATTGCCTGGTTTGCAACAAAGACAATCTGTATTAAAGTCTGTCAATagtattcttcaagaattggatATCCCTACAGCAGGTGGCACCAGCTGGAAACCGGTTATGCCTACCAGAAAGACAATGACGAAATATGATGAGTTATTAAAGTCTGTGGTTGCATTATTAGATGTTAAAAAGGGTAGAGATAAATTAGAATCAGAAATCAGATTAATTAAAAGTCAACGGGGTTTACAATAA